In Shewanella sp. VB17, a single genomic region encodes these proteins:
- a CDS encoding DNA-binding domain-containing protein — translation MRLVEWQNAFVDALSEKGFDTPLLSLVNAREIDRLAVYRNNNNQALTAAMRTAYPICDKILGEQCFDQLARNYQVHHPLKQSHLNQYGEFFSELLANTIAVHTEFAGLEYLSDLAQLEWLLQLSYYAGDRRDCYSLSQLGLLSEDQQASVVMLLRPDVKLLRSTYPLYELWLKYQGEQDNIKISAPEDEYHFCIYRNPFKPQVERISSEEYRVLTDIMLSHSLSQMTESGVDMASLNSVITTGWVCGFTGEDITFTVS, via the coding sequence ATGCGGTTAGTTGAATGGCAGAACGCGTTTGTGGACGCGCTCAGTGAAAAAGGCTTCGATACACCATTACTTTCACTCGTTAATGCCAGAGAGATTGATCGTTTAGCGGTATATCGAAATAACAATAATCAAGCGTTAACTGCCGCCATGAGAACAGCATATCCTATATGTGACAAGATATTAGGTGAGCAATGCTTTGATCAATTGGCGCGAAATTATCAAGTTCATCACCCTTTAAAGCAGAGTCATTTAAATCAGTATGGGGAGTTTTTTTCGGAGCTATTGGCTAATACGATAGCAGTGCATACAGAGTTTGCAGGGCTTGAATATTTAAGCGATCTTGCACAATTAGAATGGCTGCTGCAGCTGAGTTACTACGCCGGGGATAGACGAGATTGCTACAGTTTATCGCAACTTGGGTTACTTAGTGAGGATCAACAGGCGAGTGTTGTGATGCTGCTGCGCCCTGATGTCAAATTACTGAGGTCCACATATCCTCTTTATGAATTGTGGTTAAAATATCAGGGTGAACAAGACAATATTAAGATCTCTGCTCCAGAAGATGAATATCATTTTTGTATTTATCGCAATCCATTCAAACCTCAAGTTGAACGTATTTCTTCTGAGGAATACCGAGTGCTTACTGATATCATGCTGTCGCATTCCTTAAGCCAGATGACTGAGTCTGGCGTCGATATGGCATCGCTTAATAGTGTAATCACAACAGGCTGGGTGTGTGGTTTTACGGGTGAAGACATTACTTTTACTGTCAGTTAG
- the moeB gene encoding molybdopterin-synthase adenylyltransferase MoeB, translating into MNSSTTNEDILSDSEILRYSRHISIKAMDFEGQEKLKLAKVLVVGVGGLGCAATQYMTMAGVGMMTLVDFDTVELSNLQRQVLHQDNNIGQPKVESAKESLHKLNPHVQIDIINSQLDDHELNRLIVNHSLVMDCTDNIKVREQLNRSCFTHKVPLVSAAAIRMEGTITSFNYQDGTPCYQCFSNLIAEQNLTCVESGILSPVVGMIGSLQAIEAIKIISNMGKPLIGKILMIDAMTMEFREMKLAKQIHCKVCANN; encoded by the coding sequence ATGAACTCAAGCACGACTAACGAGGATATTTTATCCGACAGCGAGATCCTCAGATACAGCCGCCACATCTCCATCAAAGCCATGGATTTTGAAGGTCAAGAAAAGCTGAAACTTGCCAAGGTTCTCGTTGTCGGTGTCGGGGGGCTAGGATGTGCTGCAACTCAATATATGACAATGGCTGGCGTAGGAATGATGACCTTGGTCGACTTTGATACCGTTGAACTGTCTAATCTCCAGCGCCAAGTATTACATCAAGATAATAATATCGGCCAACCGAAAGTTGAATCAGCAAAGGAGAGCCTACACAAACTGAATCCACATGTTCAAATAGACATAATTAATAGTCAGCTGGACGATCATGAACTCAATCGTTTAATCGTAAACCATAGTCTCGTTATGGACTGTACCGACAACATAAAAGTTCGTGAGCAACTCAATAGAAGTTGCTTCACCCACAAAGTGCCATTGGTTTCTGCTGCTGCAATTCGTATGGAGGGCACAATAACTTCTTTCAACTACCAAGATGGTACCCCATGTTATCAATGCTTTAGCAATCTCATTGCGGAACAAAATCTCACGTGCGTCGAATCGGGAATATTATCTCCTGTGGTCGGCATGATAGGTAGCTTGCAAGCAATAGAAGCGATAAAAATCATCAGTAATATGGGCAAGCCACTCATAGGTAAGATATTGATGATTGACGCCATGACGATGGAATTTCGCGAAATGAAATTAGCCAAGCAAATACATTGTAAAGTTTGTGCTAACAACTAA
- the moeA gene encoding molybdopterin molybdotransferase MoeA: MPTQADPCSQPNLIQPDEAIALLLKQVAPPDGSEVVQLTHALGRILAEDLTSAIDLPPFDNSAMDGYAFRFDDLSVNKSLTLIGQSFAGHPFQGEITPNTCIRIMTGAPLPFGYDTVQMQERVDAKEQTVVIEAPKAKGANLRYRGEEIKTGGKVLSRGTLIGAAQMGVLATIGVSQLRVIHQVKVAFFSTGDELRPVGSELSPGQIYDSNRYTIQGLLSRANIDWIDLGVIADDPEAIRHAFRDAASRADMVLTSGGVSVGDADYTKQILNEEGEITFWRLAIKPGKPFAFGHLGKAVFCGLPGNPVSSMVTFYKLVWPLLQKMQGLPHIQPLQLKAKLKGDLRKFPGRVEYQRGILSHNEQGEAEVSLTGGQGSGMLTSMSLANCFVILNQEQGDTPNGTLVTVEPFNSVLC; this comes from the coding sequence ATGCCCACCCAAGCCGATCCTTGCTCTCAACCCAATCTAATCCAACCAGATGAAGCCATAGCGTTACTTCTCAAACAAGTCGCCCCACCCGATGGGTCAGAAGTCGTACAACTTACTCATGCATTGGGCCGTATACTGGCTGAAGATCTGACATCGGCTATCGATTTACCACCTTTTGATAATTCTGCAATGGATGGCTACGCTTTTCGCTTCGATGATCTCTCCGTCAACAAAAGTCTGACACTAATAGGTCAATCTTTCGCAGGTCATCCATTTCAAGGTGAAATCACACCTAACACCTGCATACGTATTATGACTGGGGCACCGCTACCATTTGGTTACGATACAGTGCAGATGCAGGAAAGAGTAGACGCTAAAGAGCAAACCGTTGTCATTGAAGCGCCAAAAGCAAAAGGCGCAAACCTGCGTTACCGAGGGGAAGAAATTAAAACTGGGGGTAAGGTCTTATCTAGGGGAACCTTAATCGGCGCAGCGCAGATGGGCGTCTTAGCGACCATAGGTGTCAGCCAACTTCGCGTGATTCATCAGGTTAAAGTTGCCTTTTTCTCAACTGGAGATGAATTGCGTCCCGTCGGTAGTGAACTCTCACCTGGTCAGATATACGACTCCAACCGCTATACCATCCAAGGCCTACTGAGCAGAGCAAATATAGACTGGATCGATCTTGGTGTTATTGCTGATGATCCAGAAGCGATACGCCACGCTTTCCGTGATGCAGCCTCTCGTGCCGATATGGTACTAACATCAGGCGGTGTTTCAGTTGGAGATGCTGACTACACCAAGCAAATACTCAATGAGGAGGGCGAGATCACCTTTTGGAGGCTAGCCATCAAGCCTGGGAAACCCTTCGCCTTTGGTCATTTAGGCAAGGCGGTGTTCTGTGGACTACCGGGAAATCCAGTTTCTTCGATGGTGACCTTCTATAAACTCGTTTGGCCGCTACTGCAAAAAATGCAGGGGTTGCCACACATCCAGCCGTTACAACTAAAAGCTAAGCTAAAAGGGGATTTACGTAAGTTTCCAGGGCGTGTTGAATACCAACGGGGCATTCTAAGCCACAACGAACAAGGTGAAGCAGAAGTTAGCCTCACAGGTGGACAAGGTTCGGGAATGCTCACCTCCATGAGTTTGGCTAATTGCTTCGTTATCTTAAACCAAGAACAGGGCGACACACCTAACGGAACATTAGTGACCGTTGAACCGTTTAATTCGGTACTTTGCTGA
- the ftnA gene encoding non-heme ferritin: MLAQTMIDQLNAQINVEFFSSNLYLQMSAWCEGKGFEGAAQFMRVHADEEMQHMHRLFTYVSETGGMPLLGAIEAPQSEFSSLLALFEYTYEHEQMITSKINALAHAAFTNQDYSTFNFLQWYVSEQHEEEKLFKSVVDKIRLIGEDGKALFFVDKDLAKMAVNESSSIMSSVVA, translated from the coding sequence ATGCTTGCACAAACAATGATTGATCAACTAAATGCTCAAATAAATGTTGAGTTTTTTTCTTCTAACCTTTACTTGCAGATGAGTGCGTGGTGTGAAGGTAAAGGGTTCGAAGGTGCAGCCCAATTTATGCGTGTCCATGCCGATGAAGAGATGCAACATATGCATCGTTTGTTTACTTACGTGAGCGAAACAGGCGGTATGCCGCTATTGGGTGCTATTGAAGCGCCACAATCTGAATTTTCTTCTTTGTTGGCATTGTTTGAGTATACCTATGAACATGAGCAAATGATCACAAGTAAAATCAATGCACTGGCTCATGCAGCTTTTACTAATCAAGATTATTCGACCTTTAATTTTTTACAGTGGTATGTTTCTGAGCAACACGAAGAAGAGAAGTTATTTAAATCTGTTGTCGATAAGATCCGTTTGATTGGCGAAGACGGTAAAGCACTGTTTTTTGTTGATAAAGATCTGGCTAAAATGGCGGTGAATGAATCGTCGAGTATTATGAGCAGTGTTGTTGCGTAA
- the ribB gene encoding 3,4-dihydroxy-2-butanone-4-phosphate synthase, with translation MNQSLLTPFGTPIERVEAALLSLQQGQGVLVVDDEDRENEGDLIYCAETLTNEQMALLIRECSGIVCLCLTDERIKQLDLPPMVEDNSSQYGTAFTVSIEAKIGVTTGVSAADRVTTIKAAIADNATADDLARPGHVYPLRAQPGGVFTRRGHTEGTVDLMKLAGLKPAGVLCEVTMPDGTMARLAEIIEFGKLHNLPILTIEDIVEYRKALLAKAS, from the coding sequence ATGAATCAGTCATTACTTACCCCTTTTGGCACCCCAATTGAGCGCGTGGAAGCCGCGCTACTCTCTCTTCAACAAGGTCAAGGTGTACTTGTTGTCGATGACGAAGACAGAGAAAACGAAGGTGATTTGATCTATTGTGCAGAAACACTAACCAATGAACAAATGGCACTGTTAATTCGTGAGTGCAGTGGCATTGTCTGCCTGTGTTTAACCGACGAACGTATTAAGCAATTAGATTTGCCCCCTATGGTCGAAGATAACTCTAGCCAGTATGGCACAGCATTTACTGTCAGTATCGAAGCAAAAATAGGGGTCACTACTGGGGTTTCTGCAGCAGATCGTGTCACCACAATCAAAGCCGCTATCGCTGATAATGCTACTGCTGACGATCTCGCTCGCCCTGGACATGTTTATCCACTTCGTGCTCAGCCAGGTGGTGTATTTACTCGCAGAGGCCATACCGAAGGAACGGTTGATCTAATGAAACTCGCAGGCCTGAAACCTGCTGGCGTATTATGTGAAGTCACTATGCCTGACGGCACTATGGCGAGATTAGCAGAAATCATTGAATTCGGAAAGTTGCATAATCTACCCATACTCACCATCGAAGATATTGTCGAGTACCGTAAAGCCTTATTAGCTAAAGCAAGCTAA
- a CDS encoding S9 family peptidase, whose product MKTVTSMQPPVADKIPYEMNMHGLQRTDNYYWMRDDERQEPKVIEYLEAENTYKKAQFLPYESLQQTLFDELVGRLDKDESSVPYQWHSHWYCRRYQQGFEYPIATRSLTLGEDETILLDVNLRAEGQDFYGLGGINVSPDESMLAFGEDLLSRRIYKIYFKVIESGELLDDILEGTDGHLVWANDNQYVFYIKKDPQTLLGNQVFRHQLGTEQAQDVLVYEEFDDSYYIGLGKSLDETRIVLYHESTITSEISELDANRPLDKFRPLLAREEGHEYSVAKLGDEYYILTNWLAENFRLMKVNESEFSDKSKWQQVIATDPNSRIEDILLLEDFLIVQTRVNGLSHIEIRPFGQQKPYQLIFSDPAYVAGLDMNASQQTNKLRIYYSSLTTPESIYEYDLTQASARILLKQEKILGDFNSECYQTERVFIGTRDGAKVPVSLVYRKDTFNKDGTNPLYQYGYGAYGHTIEPDFDSAVLSLLDRGVVYAIAHVRGGEMLGRPWYDNGRMLNKQNSFNDFVDVTQALTEQGYADSQRVVAAGGSAGGLLMGAVVNQAPERYFAVAAHVPFVDIVTTMLDESIPLTTNEYDEWGNPNKKAYFDYMLSYSPYDQVKRQAYPHLLVTTGLHDSQVQYFEPAKWVAKLRDYKTDDHQLLFHIDMEAGHGGKSGRYRRYEDTAQEYAFFLGLLDLDK is encoded by the coding sequence ATGAAAACCGTGACTTCAATGCAGCCGCCTGTTGCTGACAAAATACCCTACGAAATGAACATGCATGGGCTACAACGTACTGATAATTACTATTGGATGCGTGATGATGAGCGTCAAGAACCTAAGGTTATCGAGTATTTAGAAGCAGAAAACACTTATAAAAAAGCACAGTTTTTACCTTATGAATCTTTGCAGCAGACATTATTTGATGAGCTGGTTGGACGGTTAGATAAGGATGAGTCTAGCGTGCCTTATCAGTGGCATTCGCACTGGTATTGTCGTCGCTATCAGCAGGGGTTTGAATATCCTATTGCGACCCGAAGTCTGACATTAGGTGAGGATGAGACAATATTGTTGGATGTTAATCTTCGCGCCGAGGGTCAAGATTTCTATGGTCTCGGAGGAATAAATGTAAGTCCAGATGAGTCTATGCTGGCTTTCGGTGAAGATCTGCTAAGTCGGCGTATCTACAAAATTTATTTCAAAGTGATTGAAAGTGGTGAGTTGCTTGACGATATATTAGAGGGTACCGATGGTCATCTGGTGTGGGCTAACGATAACCAATATGTTTTTTATATTAAGAAAGATCCGCAAACGTTACTGGGTAATCAAGTATTCCGTCACCAGTTAGGTACCGAACAAGCACAAGATGTGTTGGTCTATGAGGAATTCGATGATAGTTATTATATCGGACTGGGTAAGAGTTTAGATGAAACGCGTATTGTTCTGTATCATGAGAGTACAATCACTAGCGAAATATCTGAGCTTGATGCCAATAGGCCACTTGATAAGTTTAGACCTCTTTTAGCGCGTGAAGAAGGACATGAGTATTCCGTCGCTAAGCTTGGCGATGAGTATTATATCTTGACCAACTGGTTGGCTGAAAATTTTCGCTTGATGAAGGTAAATGAGAGTGAATTTTCAGATAAAAGCAAATGGCAACAAGTGATTGCTACCGATCCTAATAGCCGTATCGAGGATATATTATTGCTGGAGGATTTTCTGATTGTCCAGACCCGAGTCAATGGACTGAGTCATATTGAAATTCGCCCGTTTGGTCAGCAGAAACCTTATCAGCTCATTTTTAGTGATCCCGCTTATGTTGCCGGATTAGATATGAATGCGAGCCAGCAGACCAATAAGTTACGCATCTACTATTCCAGCCTTACAACCCCAGAATCTATTTATGAATATGATCTTACTCAGGCATCAGCGCGTATTTTGCTAAAGCAGGAAAAGATACTGGGAGATTTCAATAGTGAATGTTATCAAACTGAACGCGTGTTTATTGGTACTAGAGATGGTGCCAAGGTGCCGGTGAGTTTGGTATATCGAAAAGATACATTTAATAAAGATGGCACCAATCCTCTGTACCAATATGGTTATGGCGCTTATGGGCACACTATAGAGCCTGATTTCGACAGTGCAGTATTAAGCTTACTGGATCGAGGTGTGGTGTACGCCATTGCTCACGTGAGAGGAGGTGAAATGCTAGGGCGACCTTGGTATGACAATGGTCGTATGTTGAATAAGCAAAATAGCTTTAATGATTTTGTTGATGTGACTCAAGCACTCACTGAACAAGGCTATGCAGACAGTCAACGAGTGGTGGCTGCGGGTGGCAGTGCTGGTGGGCTTTTGATGGGGGCGGTGGTTAATCAGGCTCCCGAACGTTATTTTGCTGTTGCGGCACATGTACCTTTTGTTGATATTGTGACAACTATGCTGGATGAGTCGATACCTTTGACGACAAATGAGTATGATGAATGGGGAAATCCGAATAAGAAGGCGTATTTTGACTATATGCTGAGCTATTCTCCTTATGATCAAGTTAAACGGCAAGCTTATCCACATTTATTAGTGACTACTGGTTTACATGATTCTCAAGTGCAGTATTTTGAACCTGCTAAATGGGTGGCCAAGTTACGTGACTATAAAACAGATGATCATCAACTCTTGTTTCATATTGATATGGAGGCGGGCCATGGTGGTAAGAGCGGCCGCTATCGCCGTTATGAGGACACGGCGCAGGAATACGCTTTTTTTCTCGGACTGTTAGATTTAGATAAATAA
- a CDS encoding GIY-YIG nuclease family protein has protein sequence MSESTWYLYMIECANGHLYTGVTLDIVRRFSEHESGGVKAAKFLRGKGPLKLVYQELVGDRSAALKREIKIKSFSRKKKLMLISSLKCINLKVPS, from the coding sequence ATGAGTGAATCTACATGGTACTTATACATGATCGAATGTGCTAACGGTCACCTCTATACTGGGGTGACATTAGATATAGTGCGTCGTTTTAGTGAGCATGAAAGTGGCGGTGTTAAAGCGGCTAAATTTCTGCGCGGTAAGGGGCCGCTTAAACTGGTTTATCAAGAGCTGGTGGGGGATCGATCCGCCGCGTTAAAGCGTGAGATTAAAATAAAGTCTTTTAGCAGGAAAAAAAAGCTGATGTTAATCAGCTCTCTGAAATGTATCAATCTAAAAGTGCCGAGTTAA
- the lpxL gene encoding LpxL/LpxP family Kdo(2)-lipid IV(A) lauroyl/palmitoleoyl acyltransferase → MNPVPYPSFSIQLLAIKYWPIWFAFATLALIVNVLPYFLLRRLGYAIGLFAMPLLKSRSNVAKCNLKLCFPEYSEYQCTALVKKNFQYTGMALIETGMAWFWPEWRVRRISSVIGKEKLLKQEKNGRGVLLLSSHHLNLEMTARIFSQFTKGYAVYRPNSNPVYEFIQHRGRTRSGHKMIDRKDIKSMLKVLKKGDLLWYLADHDYGPKNSVFAPFFAVAKAASTTGSSVLIDATRCAVISAVTVVKNSHYTLHIGNDLSKQIERRNPVSTASIVNRELEGMINRDIPAWMWLHKRFKTRPEGLENVYSKNLTLTTSRLPGDIAEVE, encoded by the coding sequence ATGAATCCCGTACCGTACCCTTCATTCTCTATCCAATTATTAGCAATTAAATATTGGCCTATTTGGTTTGCCTTTGCGACACTTGCATTGATAGTAAATGTGCTACCTTATTTTCTATTGCGTCGACTTGGATATGCCATTGGGTTATTTGCAATGCCCCTTTTAAAATCGCGCTCTAACGTGGCAAAATGCAACTTGAAACTTTGCTTTCCTGAATATTCTGAATATCAATGCACTGCGCTGGTGAAGAAGAACTTTCAATATACAGGAATGGCACTAATTGAAACTGGAATGGCTTGGTTCTGGCCTGAATGGCGAGTACGCAGAATATCATCAGTGATTGGCAAAGAAAAACTACTTAAACAAGAGAAAAATGGTCGTGGGGTTTTGCTTTTATCTAGCCATCACCTAAATCTGGAAATGACAGCCCGTATCTTTAGTCAATTCACTAAAGGTTATGCTGTCTACCGACCAAACTCAAACCCTGTTTACGAGTTTATTCAACATCGAGGCCGTACTCGTAGTGGCCATAAAATGATTGATCGTAAAGATATAAAGTCCATGCTTAAAGTATTAAAGAAAGGTGATCTACTTTGGTATCTAGCTGACCATGACTATGGTCCAAAAAACTCTGTATTTGCTCCATTCTTTGCAGTAGCGAAAGCAGCAAGCACTACAGGCTCAAGTGTATTAATTGATGCAACACGTTGCGCTGTGATTTCTGCAGTCACTGTTGTAAAAAATAGCCACTATACATTACATATTGGAAATGACCTCAGTAAGCAGATTGAAAGACGCAATCCAGTCAGTACAGCAAGCATAGTAAATCGAGAGCTAGAAGGGATGATTAATCGCGATATCCCAGCATGGATGTGGCTACATAAACGCTTTAAAACACGTCCAGAAGGATTAGAGAATGTCTATTCTAAAAACTTAACACTTACTACATCAAGGCTTCCGGGAGATATTGCTGAGGTAGAATAA
- a CDS encoding phosphatase PAP2 family protein: MAFLLQDVTRRLKTPPHTITRLSELEGSGFQLLLLMMFILHVLTINEASNLHIFNTINGFSTSIPAWLQASVTNMGDGVTLGAMVLCYLVFRPKLTGRVVVAALLSLIVVPLLKQYFDAPRPAVILDYLNVIGKVRHEHSFPSGHAATSFLLAGIIFLSTSKSWVKCSAVIVATVVASSRIMVGAHWPEDVVMGAFVGLLCAYGAVKMMPLIAMSDPIRIKLYLVLFTVIVLSEFKNGDNYPEYWQVQAVRWVFILLSGLLIVRFWMRNKPKANSLKSSSENLAS; this comes from the coding sequence ATGGCTTTTTTATTACAAGACGTTACGCGTAGGCTTAAAACGCCACCACACACAATAACTCGGCTTAGTGAGTTAGAAGGCAGTGGATTTCAATTGCTGCTATTGATGATGTTTATTCTGCATGTGTTAACGATTAACGAAGCGTCAAATCTACATATCTTCAATACTATCAATGGTTTTAGTACCAGTATTCCTGCTTGGTTGCAGGCTAGTGTGACGAATATGGGCGATGGCGTTACCTTAGGTGCAATGGTGCTATGTTATCTTGTTTTTCGTCCTAAATTAACGGGCAGAGTGGTTGTCGCGGCTTTGTTAAGTTTAATTGTTGTACCACTTCTTAAGCAATACTTCGATGCTCCCAGACCTGCTGTAATACTCGATTACCTTAATGTTATTGGCAAAGTTAGACATGAACATAGCTTCCCTTCAGGCCATGCTGCTACTTCGTTTCTATTAGCCGGTATTATATTTTTATCAACGAGTAAATCTTGGGTAAAATGCTCCGCTGTTATCGTTGCCACTGTTGTTGCCAGCTCTCGCATCATGGTCGGGGCACACTGGCCTGAAGATGTGGTAATGGGGGCCTTTGTGGGACTTTTATGTGCTTATGGTGCTGTAAAAATGATGCCACTAATTGCAATGTCAGATCCTATTAGAATTAAGCTCTACTTAGTGTTATTTACAGTAATAGTGTTAAGTGAGTTTAAAAATGGTGATAATTATCCTGAGTATTGGCAGGTGCAAGCTGTACGATGGGTTTTTATTCTTTTGTCTGGGCTGCTTATTGTGCGCTTTTGGATGCGAAACAAACCAAAAGCAAATTCATTAAAATCTTCAAGTGAAAATCTAGCGAGCTAA
- a CDS encoding bifunctional 2-polyprenyl-6-hydroxyphenol methylase/3-demethylubiquinol 3-O-methyltransferase UbiG: MDYLETNKSAWDKRTKIHVGSKFYDVEAFLDGSCSLMEIERAELDVKGKSLLHLQCHFGLDSLSWVREGAQVTGIDLSSVAIEQAQDLAQRSELEAEFICSDVYSVTEKLNRQFDIVFTSYGVICWLPDLTRWAHVISDNLKPGGEFYMAEFHPLEAIFGGYNYFSQAEPDIDEEATYTENCTGEKETVVTWPHPISEVLNALIVAGLEIKMYNEFDFSPYDAFADLQQEMVTDQQGNEHARYVLMHNAQRVPLVYSISAKKVSS; this comes from the coding sequence ATGGATTACTTAGAGACAAACAAAAGTGCATGGGATAAACGCACGAAAATACATGTTGGTTCGAAGTTTTATGATGTTGAGGCTTTTCTTGATGGAAGCTGTTCATTAATGGAAATAGAGCGCGCTGAGCTTGACGTAAAAGGTAAAAGTTTACTGCATCTACAGTGCCACTTTGGACTTGATAGCTTATCTTGGGTTAGAGAAGGCGCTCAGGTGACAGGGATTGATCTTTCTTCTGTGGCTATCGAACAGGCACAAGATTTGGCGCAGCGCAGCGAGCTTGAAGCCGAGTTTATTTGCAGCGATGTTTACTCTGTTACTGAAAAGTTGAATCGTCAATTTGATATTGTGTTTACTTCATATGGCGTTATTTGCTGGTTACCGGATTTAACCCGCTGGGCACACGTTATCAGTGATAATTTAAAGCCCGGTGGTGAGTTTTATATGGCGGAATTTCATCCTTTAGAAGCCATATTTGGTGGCTATAATTATTTTTCTCAAGCGGAGCCTGATATCGATGAAGAGGCGACGTATACCGAAAACTGCACCGGAGAAAAAGAGACGGTCGTCACTTGGCCGCATCCAATCAGCGAGGTATTGAACGCGCTTATTGTTGCAGGACTCGAGATTAAGATGTATAACGAGTTCGATTTTAGTCCCTATGATGCATTTGCCGATTTGCAGCAAGAAATGGTGACAGATCAACAAGGTAATGAGCATGCCCGTTACGTGCTAATGCATAATGCGCAGCGTGTGCCGTTAGTTTATTCAATATCTGCTAAAAAAGTTTCAAGCTAA
- a CDS encoding 4'-phosphopantetheinyl transferase, which yields MKLKDNPFLYNEKLIGFPDLHKLSVVHYSFNLEHYHRVFFEHFAIVCPASISGSVIKRQAEFLAGRFCAAQALLIKSATNTHISIGKNRAPVWPIGFIGSITHSRNIAMAAVARVDEYQYVGLDVEDMMSAELALSISASIIQDKEFDLLHNSGLDFSLGLTIAFSMKEALFKALYPSVGEYFDFHAAELIDINLANNHVSMRLLENLSTRFSKGKVFNGYIDHNEDCVTSLICG from the coding sequence TTGAAATTAAAAGATAACCCATTTTTATATAATGAAAAGCTTATCGGATTTCCTGATTTACACAAACTGAGTGTGGTGCATTACTCTTTCAATTTGGAGCATTATCATCGAGTGTTCTTTGAACATTTCGCTATAGTATGCCCAGCGTCAATTTCAGGCTCTGTTATTAAACGCCAAGCAGAGTTCTTAGCGGGAAGGTTTTGTGCCGCGCAAGCCTTACTTATAAAATCAGCCACCAATACTCATATCTCTATTGGCAAGAATAGAGCGCCAGTGTGGCCAATAGGTTTTATCGGCTCAATTACCCATAGCCGAAATATTGCTATGGCTGCAGTGGCGAGGGTAGATGAATACCAGTATGTCGGTCTGGATGTTGAAGACATGATGTCAGCTGAATTAGCCTTATCCATTTCTGCAAGCATTATTCAAGATAAAGAGTTCGATTTGTTACACAATAGTGGATTAGATTTTTCTCTTGGCTTAACCATTGCCTTTTCAATGAAAGAAGCGTTATTCAAGGCGTTATACCCAAGTGTGGGAGAATATTTTGATTTTCATGCTGCAGAATTAATCGACATAAATCTCGCTAATAATCATGTTTCCATGCGATTACTTGAAAACTTGTCTACTCGGTTTAGCAAAGGCAAGGTTTTTAATGGCTATATAGATCACAATGAAGATTGTGTTACCTCGCTGATTTGTGGTTGA
- a CDS encoding type II secretion system protein N: protein MNLTKKIILGVLVYLTFMLVLLPADIAVKLAPLPTNMNISGVSGSIWSGKIESVSIGQRQIDQVQWQLSPWGLLLGKVTLDLVIGNPTSPVNGKGLVTLSMSGIDAEGLKFDAPSRFLLGETRLPFRTEIAGELSVFIGTLQQGLPWCEQLDGKLFLNAVRVKNQFGHYPLGDIELALACIDGNVEIRSNEEMNQLGFNGSVLLQAEKNVVISAKIKETASQPDDLKKALTFLGKKDSNGYYPIKYQGIIPL from the coding sequence GTGAATTTAACCAAAAAAATAATATTAGGTGTGCTTGTTTACCTAACTTTTATGCTTGTACTCTTACCAGCTGATATTGCCGTTAAGCTGGCTCCACTGCCCACTAATATGAATATTAGTGGTGTTTCTGGCAGTATCTGGTCTGGAAAAATTGAATCTGTCAGTATTGGGCAACGACAAATAGATCAGGTTCAATGGCAATTAAGTCCTTGGGGCTTACTTTTAGGTAAAGTAACGTTAGATCTTGTCATCGGAAACCCTACTTCCCCTGTTAATGGTAAAGGCTTAGTCACTTTATCGATGTCGGGTATTGATGCTGAAGGGTTAAAGTTTGATGCGCCAAGTCGTTTTCTATTGGGTGAGACTCGTTTGCCTTTTCGCACCGAAATTGCAGGTGAGTTGAGTGTGTTTATCGGTACCTTGCAACAAGGTCTACCTTGGTGTGAACAATTAGATGGTAAGCTTTTTCTCAATGCTGTTCGGGTAAAAAACCAGTTTGGTCATTATCCATTAGGTGATATCGAGTTAGCCTTAGCGTGTATCGATGGTAATGTTGAAATAAGATCTAATGAAGAAATGAATCAACTGGGTTTCAATGGCAGCGTGCTACTGCAAGCTGAAAAAAATGTCGTCATTTCAGCCAAAATAAAAGAAACGGCTTCTCAACCTGACGATCTTAAAAAAGCGCTTACCTTTTTAGGTAAGAAAGACAGCAATGGTTATTACCCTATTAAGTATCAAGGGATAATCCCTTTATAA